The proteins below come from a single Comamonas antarctica genomic window:
- the atpB gene encoding F0F1 ATP synthase subunit A: MAADAHAPTASEYIVHHLQHLQNIKQTSIVDFSVVNYDSVIVGLIVGGLALFALWLAARKATAGVPGRFQAAVELLVEMVDNQAKANIHNAESRKFIAPLALTVFVWIFAMNAMDMLPVDLLPVLWQGATGDSHAYLRVVPTADLSTTLGLSSAVLILCFWYSVKIKGAGGWAHELVTAPFGTSKNPVFALILGVVNLLMQIIEYVAKTVSHGMRLFGNMYAGELVFMLIALMGGAAAMSLSGVLLPVGHIIAGSIWAIFHILIITLQAFIFMMLTLIYLGQAHEAH; the protein is encoded by the coding sequence ATGGCCGCAGACGCGCACGCACCAACTGCAAGTGAATACATCGTTCACCACTTGCAGCATCTCCAGAACATCAAGCAGACGAGCATCGTCGACTTCTCGGTGGTCAACTATGACTCCGTGATCGTCGGCCTGATCGTCGGTGGTCTGGCCCTTTTTGCCCTCTGGCTTGCCGCCCGCAAGGCGACCGCTGGCGTTCCCGGCCGCTTCCAGGCGGCCGTCGAGCTGTTGGTCGAGATGGTGGACAACCAGGCCAAGGCCAACATCCACAATGCCGAAAGCCGCAAGTTCATCGCGCCGCTGGCATTGACGGTGTTCGTCTGGATCTTCGCGATGAACGCGATGGACATGCTGCCCGTCGACCTGCTGCCCGTGCTGTGGCAAGGTGCGACCGGCGACAGCCACGCCTATCTGCGCGTCGTGCCCACCGCCGACCTCTCGACCACTCTGGGCCTGTCGTCCGCCGTGCTGATCCTGTGCTTCTGGTACAGCGTCAAGATCAAGGGCGCGGGCGGCTGGGCCCATGAACTGGTGACCGCACCGTTCGGCACCAGCAAGAACCCTGTCTTCGCCCTGATCCTGGGCGTCGTGAATCTGCTGATGCAGATCATCGAATACGTTGCCAAGACCGTCTCGCATGGCATGCGACTGTTTGGCAACATGTACGCTGGTGAGTTGGTATTCATGCTGATTGCCCTGATGGGTGGTGCAGCTGCCATGTCTCTCTCTGGTGTGTTGCTCCCCGTGGGGCACATCATTGCAGGTTCTATCTGGGCGATCTTCCATATCTTGATCATCACCCTGCAGGCCTTCATTTTCATGATGCTGACGCTGATTTACCTCGGCCAGGCACATGAAGCCCACTGA
- the lipA gene encoding lipoyl synthase produces MSTIDVVREAQSAANYNPLAKQKAAAKLSRIPIKVEHGEALKKPEWIRVKAGSPTTRFYEIKEILRENKLHTVCEEASCPNIGECFGKGTATFMIMGDKCTRRCPFCDVGHGRPDPLDVDEPLNLAKTIAQLRLKYVVITSVDRDDLRDGGSGHFVECIKNIRELSPLTQIEILVPDFRGRDDRALEILKAAPPDVMNHNLETAPRLYKEARPGSDYQFSLNLLKKFKALHPNVPTKSGIMVGLGETDEEILQVMRDMRAHDIDMLTIGQYLAPSNSHLPVKRYVHPDTFKMFEEEAYKMGFSHAAVGAMVRSSYHADQQAHAAGV; encoded by the coding sequence ATGAGCACCATTGACGTCGTACGCGAAGCCCAGTCCGCAGCCAACTACAACCCGCTGGCCAAGCAGAAGGCTGCGGCCAAGCTGTCGCGCATTCCCATCAAGGTCGAACACGGCGAAGCGCTGAAGAAGCCCGAGTGGATCCGCGTCAAGGCCGGCTCGCCGACCACGCGCTTCTACGAGATCAAGGAGATCCTGCGCGAGAACAAGCTGCACACCGTGTGCGAGGAGGCCAGCTGCCCGAACATCGGTGAATGCTTCGGCAAGGGCACGGCGACGTTCATGATCATGGGCGACAAGTGCACGCGCCGTTGCCCGTTCTGCGACGTCGGCCATGGCCGCCCCGATCCGCTCGATGTCGATGAGCCGCTGAACCTGGCCAAGACCATTGCGCAGCTGCGCCTCAAGTACGTGGTGATCACCAGCGTCGACCGCGACGACCTGCGCGACGGCGGCAGTGGCCACTTCGTCGAGTGCATCAAGAACATCCGCGAGCTGTCGCCGCTCACGCAGATCGAGATCCTGGTGCCCGACTTCCGTGGCCGCGACGATCGCGCGCTTGAAATCCTCAAGGCCGCGCCGCCCGACGTGATGAACCACAACCTCGAGACCGCGCCGCGGCTGTACAAGGAAGCGCGCCCCGGCTCAGACTACCAGTTCAGCTTGAACCTGCTGAAGAAATTCAAGGCGCTGCACCCCAACGTCCCCACCAAGAGCGGCATCATGGTCGGCCTGGGCGAGACCGACGAGGAAATCCTGCAGGTCATGCGCGACATGCGAGCGCACGACATCGACATGCTGACCATCGGCCAGTACCTGGCGCCATCCAACAGCCATCTGCCGGTCAAGCGCTACGTACACCCCGACACCTTCAAGATGTTCGAGGAAGAAGCCTACAAGATGGGCTTCAGCCACGCAGCTGTCGGCGCCATGGTGCGTTCGAGCTATCACGCCGACCAGCAGGCGCACGCCGCAGGCGTCTGA
- the lipB gene encoding lipoyl(octanoyl) transferase LipB, translating into MDTRLLGRTDYRATVQAMQELTRQRTGDTPDALWICEHAPHFTQGLAGKADHVLLPGDIPVIATNRGGQVTYHGPGQIVAYPLLDLQRRGYFVKEYVYRLEEAVIRTLAHFGVTGHRVSGAPGIYVRLDDPASHAMLPQRPQLRLPGSDAPVPDFNGLGKIAALGIKVSRHCTYHGLALNVAMDLEPYTRINPCGYAGLPSVDLSTIGVQTTWDEAAHVLGRQLEIRLAP; encoded by the coding sequence CTGGACACGCGCCTGCTGGGACGCACGGACTACCGGGCCACCGTGCAGGCGATGCAGGAGCTCACGCGGCAGCGCACCGGGGATACGCCCGACGCACTGTGGATCTGCGAGCATGCGCCGCATTTCACGCAAGGCCTCGCTGGCAAGGCCGACCATGTGCTGCTGCCGGGCGATATTCCGGTCATCGCCACCAACCGCGGCGGCCAGGTGACCTACCACGGCCCGGGCCAGATCGTCGCCTATCCGCTGCTCGACCTGCAGCGGCGCGGCTATTTCGTCAAGGAATATGTCTATCGCCTGGAAGAAGCAGTGATCCGGACACTGGCGCATTTCGGCGTCACAGGACACCGCGTTTCGGGCGCGCCCGGCATCTATGTGCGGCTCGACGATCCCGCCAGCCATGCCATGCTGCCCCAGCGCCCGCAGCTGCGCCTGCCCGGCAGCGACGCACCCGTGCCCGACTTCAACGGCCTCGGCAAGATTGCCGCGCTGGGCATCAAGGTCAGCCGCCACTGCACCTACCACGGACTGGCGCTGAACGTGGCAATGGATCTCGAACCCTATACGCGGATCAACCCTTGTGGCTATGCCGGCCTGCCGAGCGTGGATCTTTCTACAATCGGAGTCCAGACAACCTGGGACGAGGCTGCGCATGTGCTTGGCCGACAGCTGGAAATCCGGCTCGCCCCCTGA
- a CDS encoding HPr family phosphocarrier protein, whose product MIKTTITISNKLGLHARASAKLTKLAGSYPCEVWMTKGERRVNAKSIMGVMMLAAGIGSQVELETSGEREQEAMDALLALIQDKFGEGQ is encoded by the coding sequence ATGATCAAGACCACCATCACCATCAGCAATAAGCTCGGCCTGCATGCGCGGGCGTCGGCCAAGCTCACCAAGCTCGCGGGCAGCTATCCCTGCGAAGTGTGGATGACCAAGGGGGAGCGGCGCGTCAATGCCAAGAGCATCATGGGCGTGATGATGCTGGCGGCCGGCATTGGCTCGCAGGTGGAACTGGAGACTTCGGGCGAGCGCGAGCAGGAAGCCATGGATGCGCTGCTGGCCTTGATCCAGGACAAATTTGGCGAAGGACAATGA
- a CDS encoding F0F1 ATP synthase subunit delta, producing the protein MAELATIARPYAEALFKASTETGADLNSTVAWVEELAAIAADSQLRQLADNPKVSEEQLFDVFTGVAGAAIPDAARNFLRVIIENGRVNALPEVAGQFRGLVNQLAGSSDAVVYSAFPIEPAALTELSASLEKRFGRKLHLTVQPDESLIGGIRVVVGDEVLDTSVKARLEQMKAALTA; encoded by the coding sequence ATGGCAGAACTCGCCACCATTGCCCGCCCTTACGCTGAAGCCCTGTTCAAAGCCAGCACCGAGACCGGTGCGGATTTGAACAGCACAGTCGCCTGGGTGGAGGAATTGGCGGCGATTGCCGCCGATTCGCAATTGCGCCAACTGGCAGACAACCCCAAAGTGAGCGAAGAACAGCTGTTCGACGTGTTCACGGGTGTCGCCGGTGCGGCTATCCCCGATGCCGCTCGAAATTTCCTGCGCGTCATCATCGAGAACGGCCGCGTGAACGCGCTGCCCGAGGTGGCAGGCCAGTTTCGTGGTCTCGTCAACCAGCTCGCGGGCTCTTCCGATGCGGTGGTGTACAGCGCCTTCCCCATCGAGCCTGCCGCACTGACGGAGCTCAGCGCTTCGTTGGAAAAGCGTTTTGGCCGCAAGCTGCATCTCACCGTTCAGCCCGATGAGTCGCTGATCGGTGGCATTCGCGTGGTCGTGGGTGACGAAGTGCTCGACACCTCGGTCAAGGCCCGTCTGGAACAAATGAAAGCGGCCCTCACTGCCTGA
- the atpA gene encoding F0F1 ATP synthase subunit alpha, whose translation MQLNPAEISELIKSRIEGLAGSTDIRNQGTVVSVTDGIVRVHGLSDVMQGEMLEFPANAEGQPSYGLALNLERDSVGAVILGEYTHISEGDTVKCTGRILEVPVGPELIGRVVNALGHPIDGKGPINAKMTDVIEKVAPGVIARQSVDQPLQTGVKSIDSMVPVGRGQRELIIGDRQTGKTAVAIDAIINQKGQGVTCIYVAIGQKASSVKNVVRALEQSGAMEYTIVVAATAAESAAMQYVSAYSGCTMGEYFRDRGEDALIVYDDLSKQAVAYRQVSLLLRRPPGREAFPGDVFYLHSRLLERAARVNATYVEEFTKGAVKGKTGSLTALPIIETQAGDVSAFVPTNVISITDGQIFLETSLFNAGIRPAINAGISVSRVGGAAQTKFVKGQSGGIRTDLAQYRELAAFAQFASDLDESTRKQLDRGARVTELLKQAQYSPLSVALMGASLFAVNKGYMDDIEVKQVLPFEAGLHQFLKTSHGALIDKLNATKAMDKESEAELTAAIAAFKKSFA comes from the coding sequence ATGCAACTCAATCCCGCAGAAATTTCTGAATTGATCAAGAGCCGCATCGAAGGTCTGGCTGGCAGCACCGATATCCGTAACCAGGGCACCGTGGTGTCGGTGACGGACGGTATCGTGCGCGTGCACGGCCTGTCGGACGTGATGCAAGGCGAAATGCTCGAATTCCCGGCCAACGCCGAAGGCCAGCCTTCGTACGGCCTGGCCCTGAACCTCGAGCGCGACTCCGTCGGCGCCGTGATTCTGGGTGAGTACACGCACATCTCCGAAGGCGACACCGTCAAGTGCACGGGCCGCATTCTGGAAGTGCCGGTCGGCCCCGAGCTGATCGGCCGCGTGGTCAACGCACTGGGCCATCCCATTGACGGCAAGGGTCCGATCAATGCGAAGATGACCGACGTGATCGAAAAGGTCGCTCCGGGCGTGATCGCACGCCAGTCCGTCGACCAGCCGCTGCAGACCGGCGTGAAGTCCATCGACTCGATGGTTCCCGTGGGCCGCGGCCAGCGCGAACTGATCATCGGTGACCGCCAGACCGGCAAGACGGCCGTGGCCATCGACGCGATCATCAACCAGAAGGGCCAGGGCGTGACGTGTATCTACGTCGCGATCGGCCAGAAGGCTTCGTCGGTCAAGAACGTCGTGCGCGCCCTGGAGCAATCCGGCGCCATGGAATACACCATCGTGGTGGCTGCCACCGCTGCCGAATCGGCCGCGATGCAGTACGTGTCGGCCTACTCGGGCTGCACCATGGGTGAGTACTTCCGCGACCGCGGCGAAGACGCACTGATCGTCTATGACGACCTGTCGAAGCAAGCCGTGGCCTACCGCCAGGTTTCGCTGCTGCTGCGCCGCCCGCCAGGCCGCGAAGCCTTCCCCGGCGACGTGTTCTATCTCCACAGCCGCCTGCTCGAGCGCGCAGCCCGCGTGAACGCCACCTACGTGGAAGAGTTCACCAAGGGTGCGGTCAAGGGCAAGACCGGTTCGCTGACGGCACTGCCGATCATTGAAACCCAGGCAGGCGACGTGTCGGCATTCGTGCCTACCAACGTGATCTCGATCACCGACGGCCAGATCTTCCTGGAAACCAGCCTGTTCAACGCCGGTATCCGTCCCGCGATCAACGCCGGTATCTCGGTGTCGCGCGTCGGTGGCGCTGCCCAGACCAAGTTCGTCAAGGGCCAGTCCGGCGGTATCCGTACCGACCTGGCACAGTACCGTGAACTGGCTGCGTTCGCGCAGTTCGCTTCCGACCTGGACGAATCCACCCGCAAGCAGCTCGACCGCGGTGCCCGCGTGACCGAACTGCTGAAGCAAGCCCAGTACAGCCCGCTGTCGGTGGCCCTGATGGGTGCTTCGCTGTTCGCAGTGAACAAGGGTTACATGGACGACATCGAAGTCAAGCAAGTGCTGCCCTTCGAAGCCGGCCTGCATCAGTTCCTCAAGACCAGCCACGGCGCGTTGATCGACAAGCTCAATGCCACCAAGGCCATGGACAAGGAATCCGAAGCTGAATTGACCGCTGCCATCGCTGCGTTCAAGAAGTCGTTCGCTTAA
- a CDS encoding ATP synthase subunit I, with protein MNKKYAPETEAEAEDSDFNPLTAEEAQQWRQRNPPVSPWRVVAGQVLAGTLVALLAWLVSGRSAVGWSAAYGALAVVLPAALFARGLARQQAAPNAGAAMVGFFGWELAKLMLCIAMLAMAPKLVTGLSWLALLAGMVVTMKTYWIALLLRRSGVRKTD; from the coding sequence ATGAACAAAAAATACGCACCCGAGACTGAAGCTGAGGCCGAAGATTCCGATTTCAACCCCCTGACTGCCGAAGAGGCTCAGCAGTGGCGCCAGCGCAATCCGCCGGTGTCGCCGTGGCGGGTGGTGGCCGGGCAGGTGCTGGCAGGGACCCTGGTTGCATTGCTGGCATGGCTCGTGAGCGGCAGGTCCGCGGTGGGCTGGTCGGCTGCCTACGGTGCGCTGGCGGTGGTGCTTCCCGCAGCCCTGTTTGCGCGTGGCCTGGCCCGCCAGCAGGCGGCGCCCAATGCCGGAGCTGCGATGGTCGGGTTCTTTGGCTGGGAATTGGCCAAGCTGATGCTGTGCATTGCCATGTTGGCGATGGCGCCGAAGCTGGTGACAGGTTTGAGCTGGTTGGCTTTGCTGGCCGGCATGGTGGTAACGATGAAAACGTACTGGATTGCGCTGCTGCTGCGACGCTCCGGTGTCCGAAAAACCGATTGA
- the atpE gene encoding F0F1 ATP synthase subunit C yields the protein MENILGLVALACGLIVGLGAIGASIGIALMGGKFLEASARQPELINELQTKMFILAGLIDAAFLIGVAIALLFAFANPFALV from the coding sequence ATGGAAAACATTCTCGGTCTCGTCGCTCTGGCTTGTGGTCTGATTGTTGGTCTGGGCGCTATCGGCGCTTCGATCGGTATCGCTTTGATGGGCGGCAAGTTCCTGGAAGCTTCGGCTCGCCAACCCGAGCTGATCAACGAACTGCAAACCAAGATGTTCATCTTGGCCGGTCTGATCGACGCTGCTTTCCTGATCGGCGTGGCTATCGCTCTGCTGTTCGCTTTCGCCAACCCGTTCGCCCTGGTCTAA
- a CDS encoding YbeD family protein, producing MSSSTPPPSTPVSVNVIGEDDAVARKDSLIEYPSLFPIKVMGVQHEHLVSSITAIARRFDPTFDASTVELRPSSTGKYLGVTITVTATSREQLDDLYRALTSAPQVKVVL from the coding sequence ATGAGCTCGTCAACCCCCCCTCCCTCCACTCCCGTTTCGGTCAATGTCATCGGCGAAGACGACGCCGTGGCACGCAAGGACTCGCTGATCGAGTACCCGTCGCTGTTTCCCATCAAGGTGATGGGCGTGCAGCATGAGCACCTGGTGTCGTCGATCACCGCCATTGCCCGCCGCTTCGACCCCACGTTCGACGCCAGCACGGTCGAGTTGCGCCCCAGCAGCACCGGCAAATACCTGGGTGTCACCATCACCGTCACGGCCACCAGCCGCGAGCAGCTCGATGATCTGTACCGCGCGCTGACGTCCGCCCCCCAGGTCAAAGTGGTGCTCTGA
- the ptsP gene encoding phosphoenolpyruvate--protein phosphotransferase codes for MTFAIHGLAVSRGIAIGRAVLVGSSRIEVQHYFIAAAEVDAEVARARTARHAVIDELQRLQTEMPHDAPAELDALLDVHLMLLQDESLVHGVEQWIRERLYNAEWALTTQLEAISRQFDEMEDEYLRERKADLEQVVDRILRHLKGVASPVPASRPVLPGAAPELPLILVAQDLAPADMLHFKTSVFAGFVTAVGGKTSHTAIVARSMDIPAVVGARAAAQLVRPDDWLIIDGNAGVVIVDPSSAILAEYAQRQRESALERESLALLRHTPAVTLDGQHIELLANIEQPGDGPAALVAGAQGVGLFRSEFLFMGRSGPMPAEEEQYQAYRQAVEGMQGRPVTIRTIDVGADKPLDRAQAREYSLNPALGLRAIRWSLADPGMFRTQLRAVLRAAVHGPVNLLFPMLAHQREIEQTLAQVELARAELEARGMAHGAVQLGAMIEIPAAALMVRMFLRYFDFLSIGTNDLIQYTLAIDRADEAVAHLYDPLHPAVLRLVAEVIAEGRRQGKSICVCGEVAGDVGMTRLLLGLGLRSFSMHPAQILAVKQEILRANAAQLGTWARQVVQADDPAALLSTSA; via the coding sequence ATGACGTTTGCAATTCACGGTCTGGCGGTTTCCCGCGGCATTGCCATCGGGAGGGCGGTGCTGGTGGGCTCTAGCCGCATCGAGGTGCAGCACTATTTCATTGCGGCGGCCGAAGTGGACGCCGAGGTTGCGCGCGCGCGCACGGCGCGCCATGCGGTCATCGACGAGTTGCAGCGCCTGCAGACCGAGATGCCGCATGACGCGCCGGCGGAACTCGATGCCTTGCTCGACGTGCATTTGATGCTGCTGCAGGACGAGTCGCTGGTGCATGGCGTGGAACAGTGGATACGCGAGCGCCTCTACAACGCGGAGTGGGCGCTGACCACCCAGCTCGAGGCCATCTCGCGCCAGTTCGACGAGATGGAGGACGAGTACCTGCGCGAGCGCAAGGCCGATCTCGAGCAGGTGGTCGACCGCATCCTGCGCCACCTCAAGGGCGTGGCCAGCCCCGTTCCGGCATCGCGTCCCGTGCTGCCCGGCGCGGCGCCCGAACTGCCCTTGATCCTGGTGGCCCAGGACCTGGCGCCCGCCGACATGCTGCATTTCAAGACCAGCGTGTTTGCGGGATTCGTCACGGCGGTCGGCGGCAAGACCTCGCATACGGCCATCGTTGCGCGCAGCATGGACATTCCCGCCGTGGTGGGCGCGCGGGCCGCGGCCCAGCTGGTGCGTCCCGACGACTGGCTGATCATCGACGGCAACGCCGGCGTGGTGATCGTCGATCCCTCGTCAGCGATCCTGGCCGAGTATGCACAGCGGCAGCGCGAGAGCGCGCTCGAGCGCGAGAGCCTGGCGCTGCTGCGGCATACGCCCGCGGTGACGCTGGACGGCCAGCACATCGAGCTGCTGGCCAATATCGAACAGCCCGGCGACGGCCCGGCCGCGCTGGTCGCGGGAGCGCAGGGCGTGGGCCTGTTCCGCAGCGAGTTCCTGTTCATGGGGCGCAGTGGCCCGATGCCGGCCGAGGAGGAGCAGTACCAGGCGTACCGCCAGGCGGTCGAAGGCATGCAGGGCCGGCCCGTGACGATACGCACCATCGATGTCGGCGCCGACAAGCCGCTGGACCGGGCGCAGGCGCGCGAGTATTCGCTCAACCCCGCGCTGGGCCTGCGGGCCATCCGCTGGAGCCTGGCCGATCCCGGCATGTTCCGCACCCAGTTGCGTGCCGTGCTGCGCGCGGCCGTGCACGGGCCGGTGAACCTGCTTTTTCCGATGCTGGCGCACCAGCGCGAAATCGAGCAGACGCTGGCGCAGGTGGAACTGGCGCGCGCGGAACTCGAAGCGCGCGGCATGGCGCATGGCGCGGTGCAACTCGGCGCGATGATAGAGATTCCCGCGGCCGCGCTGATGGTGCGCATGTTCCTGCGTTATTTCGATTTCCTGTCGATCGGCACCAACGATCTGATCCAGTACACGCTGGCCATCGACCGCGCCGACGAAGCCGTGGCCCATCTGTACGATCCGCTGCATCCGGCCGTGCTGCGGCTGGTGGCAGAAGTGATTGCCGAAGGCCGGCGCCAGGGCAAGAGCATCTGCGTGTGCGGCGAGGTGGCGGGCGATGTCGGCATGACGCGGCTGCTGCTGGGCTTGGGGCTGCGCAGCTTTTCCATGCACCCGGCGCAGATCCTTGCCGTCAAGCAGGAGATCCTGCGTGCGAATGCCGCCCAGCTCGGCACCTGGGCGCGGCAGGTCGTCCAGGCCGACGATCCTGCAGCCTTGCTTTCCACCAGCGCATGA
- a CDS encoding F0F1 ATP synthase subunit B, with amino-acid sequence MSINATLFVQAIVFLILVLFTMKFVWPPIAKALDERAQKIADGLSAADKAKSELTAVNKRVEQELAQTRNETTSRLADADRRAQSIIEEAKARATEEGNKLIAAARAEAEQQAIQAREALREQVAALAVKGAEQILRKEVNASVHADLLNRLKTEL; translated from the coding sequence GTGAGTATCAACGCGACCCTGTTCGTACAGGCCATCGTCTTCCTGATCCTGGTGCTGTTCACGATGAAATTCGTGTGGCCGCCGATCGCGAAGGCGTTGGACGAGCGAGCCCAGAAAATCGCCGATGGCCTCTCTGCTGCCGACAAGGCCAAATCCGAACTGACCGCCGTCAACAAGCGCGTCGAGCAGGAACTGGCCCAGACGCGCAATGAAACGACATCGCGGCTTGCGGACGCCGACCGCCGCGCCCAGTCCATCATTGAAGAAGCCAAGGCCCGTGCGACTGAAGAAGGCAACAAGCTGATTGCTGCTGCCCGCGCAGAAGCCGAGCAGCAGGCAATCCAGGCCCGTGAAGCCCTGCGTGAGCAGGTTGCCGCACTGGCCGTCAAGGGCGCCGAGCAGATTCTCCGCAAGGAAGTCAATGCCAGCGTCCACGCTGATCTGCTGAACCGCCTCAAGACTGAGCTGTAA